ATCGCCAAAGAATGCAAGCACATCCAAAATATTCAGCAACAATTGACGCCAATATGCTTGCCAAAAATGAGGATATACCTTAGTAGATTTCCTAATAAATCTTAGTTGATAACCATCTGATGTTTTGTTCCGCATTACCTGGGGAATAGTAACTAACCAACATAGTGTAATTACTATAACAATTATCATAATTATAGAAATAACTGTATTTTTCATGGCATTCATTCCTTTTTAACTTCTGCTATGGGAATTATGTGGTACATATACTAATAATTGTCGCTATCATTTTCTGCTTTAAGCTTAAAATATCCGATACTTGTATAGCCTAACCAGATCAACAAGATAACAATAACGGTACATAATTTTCAAGTTGTACCATTACCAGTAATACTAAAAATTGCGACAATTAGTGCAATAACAGAGAAAATCACAGCACCAGTGAATTGTTTTTTAGCTTTTTCCAACATTATCTATCCCCTCGGCTTTTTATCTAATGGTTATTAGACCTAGAAGTACACCGTCAAAGAACTGCCATAAAGTATCGGTTGAAAAAATTGTTTTTACAATATCAACTGACCCCCAATTGGTTACTAAAGTAATCACTACACTAGCTGCAGCAACCACTACTCCTGTACCAATAACTTGAGGAGCAAGTTTCAACACTTTCTTCTGCCATGGAATCTTTGATGTGACCGTTTTATTAAGGACTAAACTTGCGGACATAATGCCACCAATCATTAGACCGAAAGCCAATCCAGCTCCCATCGACATAATAATTTGAAAAGGTTGAGGCGAACCAGCGGTCTTAACATACATCATCACAAGAGCTAATATTGGTCCAACAAGTGCTCCAATTCCCATGCCTTCAATAATTCGTTTGTTTTCACGGGCAAATTTTTCGTTATTCATTGTTCTTACCTCAAGGAAATTTGTTTTTCATTTTTAATTAAACAAATCCGAAAACTTAGTCGGAATGTTGTTGTTCTTGGCGAAGTATTTTTTGAATGCATCCGTAAAGCTTAATTGATCTTTTTCTCTATTTTCAAGCAAATCATGAACAGCTAAGAATGCTGTAACGGCATAATTAACAGCTAAAACAATCAGTAAGCCGAGCACAATATAAATTAGGTACAGCATTTTTCTTTCCTCCAATTCAGCGATTATCTCCCAGGAAATAATCTTTTATCCTTTTAAATTAATCATATCCCCATCATTTATGTAAAAGGTAAAACCGTCCAATTCTGTCATTTTTCGGACTGATTTTGCATTTTATTCTTCATCTTTTTTATAAACTAATAAATCCCCTGGTTGACAATCCAAGACTTCACAGATCTTGCTCAACGTGTCGAAGCGAACGCCATGCGCCTTTCCTGTCTTTAGGATTGACAGGTTAGCCGGCGTGATGCCAACCTTCTCTGCCAACTCCTTTGAAGACATCTTTCGCTTCAAGAGCATAAAATCTAGTGTCACTTCAATCATCTATATCAACCTTTCTAAATAATCGAGTCTGCATCCTCCTGAACCTTCGTTCCGTACTTGAATACCAAGTAAACTACGTACAATACTGCTAGGAAAAGCAAGCCGGTTCTCACACCACTTGGATAAAGTACATTATTCGCATATTTAATGAACCAAGCGCGGTGAGTCATGAGCATAATGAAATCTATTATTGAAATGATGGTATATCCAGCAACTGAAATTAGTAACTTCTTGAGTAAATTCAAATTACTATCAGCAAAGTAAACTTCTTGCTTGATATTCTTAACAATTAATCTGGCATATCGACAGATTAAAAAGGCCGCAATGCTCATAAGGATCATTAACAGCAACATAACTATTAATACTCCAACATAGCTATCAACTGATACGCCTTTTACATACATACTACTTTCAAATCCAGCACGAAAATCTGGATTTTTTATGCCAAATAATATAACACCGCCCATAACGATCCACATAATTATTCCTATTACACAGATTATCTGGTAGATCCAAGCAAAAACTGTCAATAAATTCAAAATAAACTTTTTCATTTTTTTATCCTCTCAAAATCTGGATGATTCTGTATATAGCACTGCCAACTACACCCGTTACTCCAATTACTAATAATGTAATTCTAAGAACACTCCACGTTCCGCCAAAGTTAGCAAACACTAAGATTGTCATTATTATCAGCATTCCAACAATTGAGCCTACCTGTCTTTTCTGGAAGCATATCTATCCCTCTCTTCCATGAAACTATCTATCTATCTCTTTCTTATTCCTTTTTATAATTATTGTATTACGATAATTTATAATTGCAATACAGAAATAAAATATTTTTTTAGGATAATAAAAAATACCAGGTCAGTCATTAAACCAACTTGGTATTATGTTTTATCTTCCAAGCTACTGCTTTTTACTTTTCTTCTTATAGTAAGAGTTCATGAAAATATTCATAAAGATAACAAAGGCTACACTTTCAACTATATTCCAAAATACTGTTCCAAAGCTTAATGTTTTGTACTGAAAATAGTCCCATACCAATCCTATTAACAGGGCCAAAATACCAGCGATGATACTTCTGTTTCTAACTTGGCGCTCGGTTAAAATTTTATTTTTCATAATTTTTACCCCATTATTATCATATCGAAAAATAGGAAATCTATTAACCGAATTTTCTATTTTTTAATATTATCTATGTTTATGTTTTTTATGTCTATTTTGTTTGGCGAAATCTTTAACAGCGCCTTCTACACATCCTTTTATCATACCACTTCCGCTAGGGAGCGCGTCAATGAAACCCGATAAACATGATCCACCTACACCAAGCCAGTTAGTGCCACCACTTACTTTTTCTAATTCTTTATAATTCATTTCTTTCATCATAAAAGTTACCTCCTTTTTTACAAATGTGATACACAAGAAACTGATCCGCTAATAATACCCACATTAGCACCAAATATAGCTCCACCTACTGTACCAATTGGAGTACCAAATGCAGTGCCTGCAATGCCATATTTTAGTCCATCCTTCAACGCTCCCATTCCAATAGCTTTAGCACAATTTGTGATTTTTCTACGGCGTCTTGCTTTACCACCGTTACCACCGAAAACAGCTGACAGTTATTCATAAGTTAAAGTTTCAAATTTGTTCATGTTTTTCGCCTTTATAAAACTTCTAATTACAATTTTCATAAGTGAATTAAGTTTTACCTCTCTTCAACTTACACACTAATAATACAAAACAATTTACCTTCATTGGCGTATAATACAGATTTAGCACGAAACAAGATCTATTTGGAAAATATTTACCAAATCGGCCAAGTTTTCGTATATTAGTAATTTACAAAGGGTTCTTATTAATTGTTACGCTAACTTGATATTCTGTTTTATAAATCCGAAAACTAGTAAAAACATAGACACAATGCACTTATTATGAGAATGGCTAACAAAAAAATCTTCTCATAGCCAAGGCTACAAGAAGATTGCCATCACATTAATGCATAAACTGATACGCACGCTCTTTACTTTAATAAAACATGATCAATTATACGACTATAACATAGCCACTCAAAACCAAAAACTTGAGTCGAAATCAAATAATCATTTTTAGCATAGTAACCTACGAAAAAAATCACAAGTTTCATAGGTTTCTTTGCGTTATCTTCTAAGTATTACGATATTTTCTATTGGAGATATTTCTAGCCTATTCGCATCAGTATTTTTTTCAATACTTATCTACTAGTTATTATCTACCTCTATGAAAAGAACTTTGGAAAAACTTAGGATTTTCCAAATAAACGTCTCGTTTATGATTACCACCTTTCTTACTGTATAAAGGTAGCATGTGTTCAGTATCAGTTAGACCAATATCATCTACAGAACCTGACCCACCTAAAATTCCGCTTAAAAGTACTTCATCTTTAGAAATAATGATTCGTTTCATCTACTTTTCCTCCTTAGTTTTCTTTCCTAATGAAATGCCCAAAACTAAACTGATTAAGATACTAATCATTCCAATTAATTGACCCCAGATATTATCCTTCTCACCTGTAGATGGTAAAGACTGAGTAGAACCATTTTTAATAGTGTCATTTTCCAATCGCTTTAACTTAGTAATTCTATTTTGATTGTTCTTAACGGCACTATAAGGCTTGCTTTGCACTTTTACTGAATCAAATTGTTTATTTTCTTTCACACTTCCGTGTTTTTCACTAACTGCTGCTAGAATAATATTCTTTTTATGCGATTTAGCTGTTTTCTTGACCTTAGTGGCTACGATTTTAGGTTTTACTGGCTTCTTCACAGTTTTCTTCTTAGTTTCAGCTCTAGGAGCCGCATACTCTTGATTACCTGTCGTAACTTTAGTCAGATCTGCAGTAGAGCTAGCAACATTTGCAGCATTCTCAAATACGCTATTTTCAACAAAGTCAGTAATAGCAACGTCATTGCTAGACTGTGTTTGATCATCTTCAGCTACAGTCACTTCAGGTATTTCATTACTTTCAGATTCAGTAGTATTATCATCCTTCGGTTGATCCTTAATTACTGCCTGTTCCACTAATTTATTAGCTGCATCAGAATACAAAAAGTTATATAACTCTTGTCCCGTCTTTTCTCCACCGACCCATGCACTAATAATTTTTCCATTAATAAATCTCATTGTAGTTGGAGTACCTGGAATACCAATTTCTTTGAAGGCATACTCATGTGCTCCTTCTTCAGCATCAATATTGAAATAAAGCCGCTTACCTTTAACGATTTCATTGAAATCTTTTAAATCAGGTGAAAATTGTCGACAGTAGTAACATGTTGGACGACCGATATACATAAGATGTTCTTGATTATTTTTCTCTGCTAGAAGATCTTTTACTTCTTGCATTTTTACTCTATGAAAACCTTTTACATTGTTCTCATAATCTTCAACAGATACCTCATCTTCATCATCTTCACTATCTTCCTCATTTGCATTATTAGGATCTTGATTATTAGTATTCTGTGACTGATTATTTTGATCTTCAGAAGCTGCTGGCTCTTCTTCCTGCTTATTTTGAGTTTGAGCTGCTTCGTTCTTACTACTAGTTTTCTGCTCAGATTCGGAAACATTTTTATCATCATTTTCTGTTTTAGATACTACTTCACTTTTATTCTCTTGAGAAGTATTACCTTCATCCGCATGCACAATAGTACTATTCATCATCAATAAGACTGCTGGGCTCAACATTAACATTAATATTTTTTTCTTATTCATAGATCTTCCTCCGTATTTTTTATAACTAAGAAAAATATATCAATTATCAGCTATCTTTTTGGTTATCAGACTTATTCAGTACACTTTTTGACCAAATCAGTTATCAAAACAATTGGAATTTGATTCTAACTAAAAAAGAGCTTTTCAGCTCCTTTTAATTTTGGTTAAGAATTTTATCCTTAAAATATTCAAAATATGTACTCTTACCTGTAATAATAGTTGCGTTGCCTTCCATCCCATATTTCAAATTTTTCTTGGACTTGGCCTTACAGATTACTTCATAGACATTATTTCCACGTAGATTAATGGGGTATACTCCAATTTCTTTCACTTTTCCTACTAATCTATCCATTGTTCCACTAGCATTAGCTACCTGAAAATACAGTGTTTGGCCTTTTTTTATTGCCCCAATTTTATTACCTGGGAAATAAGTAACTACATTGACCGTTCTTTTAGCCTTAATCATCGGAAACAAGTGAACTGTATTCTCCTGTTTATCATCAAGATGAACTAGCCATTTTTCTCTATTTCTTCTAACAATTTGTCCTTCATGATAGTTTCTATTGGCAATATTAAGTGTATTTTGTGGTTCTACAATTCCGGTAGATGTAACTGTACTTTGTCTAGTTGCAAAGAAAGAACCGACTATTAAGATCAGAACTAAAATTGCCATAGGAATAATAATCATAGTTGAAAAATTCTTGAATTTATAGGAATAGTATTCGGTACTCTCATAGTCTTTATTATTCATAACGTTGCTCCTAATTCTCAACTAAGTTATAGTAAAAGCCATGTTTCTGCATTAATTCCTCATGACTTCCTTGCTCAACAATTTGACCATGATCTACAACCACAATATTGTTAGTCCTTTGTGCAATTGCTAAACGATGAGCAATAAAAATAATCGTTTTATCTTTTAATTTCATTAAATTATCTACTACTTTTTTCTCTGTAATCGTATCAAGCCCGCTAGTGGCTTCATCAAAAATTAAAATTTTAGCCGGTGACAATAATGCACGTGCAATAGTTAGCCTTTGCTTTTGCCCACCGGATAAAATCTTGGCATTTTCATCCATCTTGGTTTCAAACTGCAGTGGTAATTGTTCGATTTCAGACTCAATTTCTGCTATCTGACAGGCTTTCAATATATCTTTTTCTGTAATATCTGGTCGACTACCTAAAAGCAGATTTTCTTTGATTGTTCCTGAGAAGATGTATGGTGTTTGGGGAACATAGTTTACGTATGACCGTAAGACATGCTTATCTACTTTAGTAGAATCAAAACCATTAAAAGTTAACTTGCCTTTGCTTGGAGAGAAGAAATCAACTAAAAGTTTGACCATAGTAGACTTACCTGAGCCACTCATCCCTACGATTGCCAACTTATCATTGGGTTCGATTTTTAAATTAATATCTTTTAATACATCAACTCCATAGCCATAATGGTAGTCAACATGATGATATTCAATCTCACCTGCTAATTGCTTGGCATCCCTAATCTGAGCATCTTTCTGGAACTCACTCTTAACCATGTATACTTCATTCAATCGATTTTGTGCTACATTAGCTGATTGTAAAGTTGGTTGAAGATTAATAATGCTCTGAAGTGGATCTACAAAATACGATAGTAATGCGTTGAAGCTCATTAATTGACCAATGCTCATCTGCCCGTTCATTACAACCTTAGCCCCTACCCAGAGGATAATTACATTGAGAGATAACTGAATGAAGGTCTTTAAAGCTGACTGCAAAGATTCAGTTTTACTGTAACGAAAAGATTTCTTGAGGTAATCGACGAATTGACTATCAATCTTACGATAACGTGTTTGTTCGCTATTTAAAGCTTTGATTGTTTCAATTCCCTGAATATCTTCAATTACTGATGAACTTAATACAGCGTTACTCTCCATCTGATCATTGTTCATCTTATCGAATTTCTTAGTAAAGCCAAGAATCACAATCGCATAAAAAGGCAAGGCCAGCAATGTTACTACAAATAAAGTGGAGTTCTGAATCGCCAGCACAATTCCCATCACAATTACAATCGAAAGATCAAGAAATAATGAAATCACCGTACTAGCCAAGGCATCAATTATTCGACTTGCATCTGAAAAACGCGAGGTGATTTCACCAGTTCTGCGAGTGACGAAGAACTCCATAGGTAATTCAAAAAGATGACGAATATACTGCAAGTTAAGGTCAATGCTTAATCTTTGACCTAGAACATTAAGTAAGAGGCTCTGACCATAAGAAAAGATGGAATTAAATACGTAGGCTACCAGTAAACCAATTGCCAGGATAGAAAGAGTCTGATATGTGCCATTAGGAATATATGTATCAATAACCCCTTGTAAAAAATATGAACTACAGATACTAATAATTGTCATTAACAAAGAAGCTAGAATAATATTCGTAAGCAAGCTTTTCTGCTTAAACATATAAGGAAACAATGACCATAAATTACGTTTTTTCTCTTTGATTGGCTCAAATTTATCGTTAGGTGCCATCAGCAAAGCGATTCCTGTCCATTCTTGAGCAAACTTATCCTTTGTCATTTTGGTTAAGCCGACACTAGGATCTGGGTCAGCTATAATCAAGTATTTTTGAGTAGCTTTTAATACCACGTAATAGTGTAATAATTCACCTTGCTTTAGGACATGAACAATGAACGGATATTGAACATCTGTATCTGAATCAAACAATGACATATCAGCTTTAACGGCTTGAGTATTTAAATTAAAAGCTTGAGCCGTCTTTACTAAGCCTAAAGCAGTAGTTCCCTCCAAGTTGGTTCGTGCGCTATGACGCAAATGTGCTAATGATACTCTAGAATGGTACTTCTTTAAAATCATTGCTAAACAAGCAACACCACAATCTGATTCATCTACTTGTGGCACATAGATTGATTTATATTGTATTAACATATTTATCCCACCTCTTTCAGTTCTATAAGCCAATTATGACAGGATTAGTAATCTAAAAGTAAAAAAATACCGAATCAGTCGTTTTTTAGACTGATTCGGTATTTATATTCATAACTAAAATCTAGAAGAGAGGGGAAGCATATTCATTATGTAATACAAATCAACTTTTAGATGCTTTGCGAAAGACGATATATAATGCAAGCCCACAAAAGATTCCTACAATTAAATACATTCCAATTAACAATGCTGTATTTTCAACCATAACTTTACTCATTCGGTTACCTACTTGTAAGATCAGCATCACAGTAAGAATTATCCAGCTACCTATCATGCCAATCAAAAAGTATTTTAAGAAACCGCCATTACCAGTACTCTTTTTAGTACTCTTTTTAGTATTCTTATTAATACTAAGTAGCCAAATCATAAATGCTGTAAATACGATACTTTCAAATATAGTTTCAATAACATAAATAATTGTTATCGGTTCTTTTAGAACTACATTTAATACAATATCTAAAACAAAATATAAACCACCTGCAATAATGCTTCTAGTCATTATTTGTTTTTGTGACATAATGTTATCCCTCCTCATACCATTTTTTATCTATGAGTGGCTAAGTAACCTACACAAGAAGCTGAGCCTTTAATAATCCCAATACTTCCACCAAACATCGCTCCACCAAAAGCACCTACTGCTGCGCCTGCGGCGGTACCAGTTAAAGCACCAGTTAGAGCACCAGTCCCTGCACCTCTTAAAATATAGCCTCCACATTTAGCTACCTTACCATTATGACCATGCGTTCCACCAACTACATCAGTCAACTCTTCTTCGTTTAAAACTTCAGCTTTACTCATTTTTATTACCTCCGGTAATGCACATCTATCTTGTTTTCACAATTTACCAAAACATAGCATTATTTATCTATATTCTAATCAAAAGGTAAGATTACCGATAGCCAACTTAAAACATTTAATTCAATATATTTAAAATACGCTTTAAGAAAACTATCATATTTAAGTTTTACTTTTTTACCTTTATTAAAGCTATTAACTAGATAATAATTATTCGTTTTACTTTTCAGCGTTTGGAGACTGTAAAATAGTTTGTGTAAGGATGAATGATTCCTTAAATTTATTTCTTTAAACATTAGAAAAAGGAGTTCCTTTCTCGTATGATTGGTTTGAACAAAAAAACACATACAGAAAGAAGAACTCCTTCATGAATGATTTTACCAAAGATTTTGCTCAAGCTCTATTCAATCCAGACAAAATAAATGATTTATTGCGCAAAGAGCTACAACAGGCTGTTAATAACTTGCTAGAAGCTGAGTTGACTGCCTTTCTAGGCTATGATCCCTATGCCAGAAATGGCTGGAATACTGGCAATTCTAGAAATGGTGCTTATTTCCGCAAGGTTGATACCCAGTTTGGACCAATTGAAGTGCAAGTGCCTCGAGACCGCAACGGTCAGTTTCATCAGCACACGCTGCCTGACTACAAGCAGCACTCTGATGTTTTGGAAAGCACGATTATCAAGCTATACTCCAAAGGCGTAACTACCAGAGAAATCGCTGACTTGATTGAGAAAATGTATGGCAGTCATTATAGTCCAGCTCAAGTATCAAATATTTCCAAGCAGATGCTCCCCAAGATTGAGGCTTATCACAAGCGCAAGCTAAGCGACAAGTTTTTCTGTGTCTATTTGGATGCGACATACCTTCCTTTGCGCCGAGAAACGTTTGAGCGTGAAGCAGTATATATTGCCATTGGCATTAAACCTAATGGACATAAGGAAGTCATTGACTACTGCATTGCTCCTAGTGAGAACATTGAAGTTTGGACAGAGATGCTTCAAAACATGAAGTCCAGAGGCTTGAAGCAAGTTGAGCTTTTTCTTTCTGATGGTGTTGTTGGCATGAAAACAGCCTTGGCCAGGACTTATCCTAAAGCTCATTTTCAACGCTGCCTGGTTCATGTCATGCGCAATATCTGCGCTAAAGTACGCGTCGACGATCGTGAAAAGATCATGAACGAATTCAAGCAGATACATCAACAGACAAGCAAAAAAGAAGCTGCAGCTGTCTTGCACAAATTCTATGCCAAATGGAATAAAGCTTATAGCCATGTCATCAAAGGTTTGAAGGAAATTGAGCCCGATCTGCTAGTCTTCTACAATTATCCCAAACAAATCAGAGCTTCAATTTATTCAACCAATATGATTGAATCCTTTAACAACGTCATCAAGCGTAAAGCTAAGCCTAAGGCAGAATTTCCAACTGAACAGTCGCTTGATGCATTTATTGGCATCCAGGCAATGAGCTACAATGACCGTTATTTCAATCGAATTCATAAAGGCTTTGGTCAGGTTCAGGACACCTTAGAATCCTACTTTGATTAAATAAATAATTAAAAAATCAATTTACGAGAAAGATCTATTTACACAAAAGATTTGACAGTTTCAGCGTTTGAGCTAATGGTATTAATAATAAAACAATTAATATTATTAATATGTAAATCCATATTTTCATTTTATCTATGACTGGCTACATAGCCAACGCATACCGCTGAGCCAGCAATTACTCCTAAACTTCCACCTAATAAAGCTCCACCTAAGCCTCCAACAACTGCTCCGGCACCACCTACAGAACTGGCACCCATACGAATGTAATTAACACAATTACTAATTTTTCTCTGCCGTGCCCTTTTACCACCTGTTCCACCAACTACGGCACTCAATTCTTCTTCATTTAGCACTTCAACTCTACTCATTTTTATTACCTCCTACAATGAGTAATCAAGAGAAATTCATCTCTTATTTCTTTCTACATTATTAAAGTACCATAAATGGCTTTATTTTCAGGACGCATGATCGATTTAACTTTTTTTCTGACTGATTTAGCACTTGCATCCCGATTCAGTACAGTTTTTGTAAAATCTAGCACTGTTTTACAACTTTAATAGTCTCTTTACTACACTCTGATATATAGTCTTTATATAAAAAATACCAAATTAGCCGTTTTCAGACTGATTCGGTATTTTAGTATATTGCTAAATATTTGAATTTTCATTTCTTATTTTTCCGATGATAAAGAGTGAATGCTTTACCTAAGAAATAAACTGGTATAAAAATACCAACTGCAATGGTAGCAAGATTAGAATAACCTATTGAATTATTATTTGTAACATAAGCCGAAGCCATTACCAATGGTAAAAAAACTCCTAGAGAATCACTTTCAAAGTTTGTTTTCTTTTTTATACTCAAAATCATCCACAATATAAATCCTATAAAAGATGCTACCAATGGAATATACGAAAATACGATATATACTTGAGAAATCATATTTAACAATCTTTCATTCATTAGATAACTATCTAAAACTTTTCATTAATTAGAAAAGTTAGCCTTTACGAACATAACCCGCCA
This is a stretch of genomic DNA from Lactobacillus crispatus. It encodes these proteins:
- a CDS encoding helix-turn-helix domain-containing protein, whose amino-acid sequence is MIEVTLDFMLLKRKMSSKELAEKVGITPANLSILKTGKAHGVRFDTLSKICEVLDCQPGDLLVYKKDEE
- a CDS encoding DUF2975 domain-containing protein encodes the protein MKKFILNLLTVFAWIYQIICVIGIIMWIVMGGVILFGIKNPDFRAGFESSMYVKGVSVDSYVGVLIVMLLLMILMSIAAFLICRYARLIVKNIKQEVYFADSNLNLLKKLLISVAGYTIISIIDFIMLMTHRAWFIKYANNVLYPSGVRTGLLFLAVLYVVYLVFKYGTKVQEDADSII
- a CDS encoding bacteriocin, which produces MMKEMNYKELEKVSGGTNWLGVGGSCLSGFIDALPSGSGMIKGCVEGAVKDFAKQNRHKKHKHR
- a CDS encoding thioredoxin fold domain-containing protein; this translates as MNKKKILMLMLSPAVLLMMNSTIVHADEGNTSQENKSEVVSKTENDDKNVSESEQKTSSKNEAAQTQNKQEEEPAASEDQNNQSQNTNNQDPNNANEEDSEDDEDEVSVEDYENNVKGFHRVKMQEVKDLLAEKNNQEHLMYIGRPTCYYCRQFSPDLKDFNEIVKGKRLYFNIDAEEGAHEYAFKEIGIPGTPTTMRFINGKIISAWVGGEKTGQELYNFLYSDAANKLVEQAVIKDQPKDDNTTESESNEIPEVTVAEDDQTQSSNDVAITDFVENSVFENAANVASSTADLTKVTTGNQEYAAPRAETKKKTVKKPVKPKIVATKVKKTAKSHKKNIILAAVSEKHGSVKENKQFDSVKVQSKPYSAVKNNQNRITKLKRLENDTIKNGSTQSLPSTGEKDNIWGQLIGMISILISLVLGISLGKKTKEEK
- a CDS encoding peptide cleavage/export ABC transporter, encoding MLIQYKSIYVPQVDESDCGVACLAMILKKYHSRVSLAHLRHSARTNLEGTTALGLVKTAQAFNLNTQAVKADMSLFDSDTDVQYPFIVHVLKQGELLHYYVVLKATQKYLIIADPDPSVGLTKMTKDKFAQEWTGIALLMAPNDKFEPIKEKKRNLWSLFPYMFKQKSLLTNIILASLLMTIISICSSYFLQGVIDTYIPNGTYQTLSILAIGLLVAYVFNSIFSYGQSLLLNVLGQRLSIDLNLQYIRHLFELPMEFFVTRRTGEITSRFSDASRIIDALASTVISLFLDLSIVIVMGIVLAIQNSTLFVVTLLALPFYAIVILGFTKKFDKMNNDQMESNAVLSSSVIEDIQGIETIKALNSEQTRYRKIDSQFVDYLKKSFRYSKTESLQSALKTFIQLSLNVIILWVGAKVVMNGQMSIGQLMSFNALLSYFVDPLQSIINLQPTLQSANVAQNRLNEVYMVKSEFQKDAQIRDAKQLAGEIEYHHVDYHYGYGVDVLKDINLKIEPNDKLAIVGMSGSGKSTMVKLLVDFFSPSKGKLTFNGFDSTKVDKHVLRSYVNYVPQTPYIFSGTIKENLLLGSRPDITEKDILKACQIAEIESEIEQLPLQFETKMDENAKILSGGQKQRLTIARALLSPAKILIFDEATSGLDTITEKKVVDNLMKLKDKTIIFIAHRLAIAQRTNNIVVVDHGQIVEQGSHEELMQKHGFYYNLVEN
- a CDS encoding Blp family class II bacteriocin — its product is MSKAEVLNEEELTDVVGGTHGHNGKVAKCGGYILRGAGTGALTGALTGTAAGAAVGAFGGAMFGGSIGIIKGSASCVGYLATHR
- a CDS encoding IS256 family transposase yields the protein MNDFTKDFAQALFNPDKINDLLRKELQQAVNNLLEAELTAFLGYDPYARNGWNTGNSRNGAYFRKVDTQFGPIEVQVPRDRNGQFHQHTLPDYKQHSDVLESTIIKLYSKGVTTREIADLIEKMYGSHYSPAQVSNISKQMLPKIEAYHKRKLSDKFFCVYLDATYLPLRRETFEREAVYIAIGIKPNGHKEVIDYCIAPSENIEVWTEMLQNMKSRGLKQVELFLSDGVVGMKTALARTYPKAHFQRCLVHVMRNICAKVRVDDREKIMNEFKQIHQQTSKKEAAAVLHKFYAKWNKAYSHVIKGLKEIEPDLLVFYNYPKQIRASIYSTNMIESFNNVIKRKAKPKAEFPTEQSLDAFIGIQAMSYNDRYFNRIHKGFGQVQDTLESYFD
- a CDS encoding Blp family class II bacteriocin, with translation MSRVEVLNEEELSAVVGGTGGKRARQRKISNCVNYIRMGASSVGGAGAVVGGLGGALLGGSLGVIAGSAVCVGYVASHR